GGGCAAGGTGTACACCCTGCCCCTGCCGCCCGAGCAGGGGACCGGCCTCGGCAAGCCGCTCAAGATGATCACCCACCCGGTGCGCGAGCAGATCCCGATCTACGTCGCCTCGCTCGGCCCCAAGAACGTCGAGCTCACCGCGGAGCTGGCCGACGGCTGGCTGCCGATCTTCTACCACCCCGAGAAGGCCGCCAGCGTGTGGGGCGACGACCTCGCCGCCGGCCAGGCCAAGCGCCCGGCCGAGCTCGGCCCGCTCGAGGTGGTGGCCGGTGGTGCCGTGGCCATCTGCGGGCCCGACGAGGCCAAGGCCGTGCGGGACTTCGCCCGCCCGATGGTCGCCCTCTACGTGGGCGGCATGGGCGCCAAGGGCCGCAACTTCTACAACGACCTCGTGTGCCGCTACGGCTACGAGGCCGAGGCCGAGAAGATCCAGGACCTCTACCTCGACGGCAAGAAGCAGGAAGCCGCCGCCGCCGTGCCCGACGAGCTCCTCGACTCCCTGTCGCTCTGCGGCGACGAGGGCTACGTGCGCGAGCGCATCCAGGCCTTCAAGGACTCGGGGGTCACCAACCTCAACATCAACCCGATCGGGGCCGACCCCGTGGGGCTGACCGCCAAGATCAAGGAGTGGGTGTCTTGAACGCCCCGGCGGCGTCCAGCGCCCGGTAGGCCCCGGGCGAAGAGAACATGTGCCGGTGCCACCGGCCGGGCGTGGCCAGCAGGGCGCGGGGGTAGTCCTCCCAGAGCCAGCGGGCGAAGTTGCGCCGGGTCCAGTCGGAGGCGCCGGCGACCGCCACGGAGGCCCTCGCCCCCTTGCGGTGGCGCAGGGCCCGCACGAGCAGCGTCGACATCGCGTGGTCGGCGAAGAAGTGGTGGCGGACCGCTGCCTCGTAGCCCGTGGACGCGAGGCGCTGATCGGTGGGGCCGGCGTCGAGCAGGGCGTCGGCCGCGAGCACGCCCGTGAGCAATGCCTGGCCGATGCCCTCACCGCTCATCACGTCGCACGCGGCGGCGGCGTCGCCCACGAACAGGGCCCGGCCCGCGGTGAGGGGCACGCCATCGATGCGGGCGGGAATGGGCCACGCCCGGTGGGGCGCCTCGGGGGTGGCGCCGTCGCCCAGGACCGCTCGGACGGCGGGTCGCTCGAGGAGCTCGGGCCAGAGCTGCTTCATGGCGGGCACGGGCACCTTGCCGCCGCGGTGCACGCCGAAGCCGACGTTCGCCCCGCCACCGGGCAGCGGGAACGACCAGACGTAGCCCGGGAGGATGTCGGCCTCGAACCACACGAAGAGGTCACGGGAGGCGTCCGGCGAGACGTCGGTGAAGTACTGGCGGAAGGCGTGCCATTCGCCGCGGTAGTCGGGCAGCGCGGCGCCGAGGAACTTGCGCATGGGCGACCACATGCCGTCGGCGGCGACCGCATAGCGGGCGTCGAGCCGGCCGGCGCCGTCGGGGCCGTCGAACTCGAGGCGGATGCGCTCGTCGTCGGGGTGCGAGGCGCCGGTGACGGCGTGACCCTCGAGGACGGTCGCGCCGGCGGCGCGGGCAAGGTCGAGCACGGCCGCGTCGAGCTCCTCGCGACGGGCCACGGCGGCGTAGAGCCCGCGGCCCTCGGGGAGACGGAAGCGCACCTGGTGGCCTGAGGGGGAGGCGACGGCCACCTCGCCGACCACCTGCCACGACGGCACGTCGGCCGGGTCGAGGCCGAGCGTCTCGAGCAGACGGAGGGCGCCGGCGGTGAGGCCGTCACCGCAGATCTTGTCCCGGGGGAACCGGGCCTTGTCCACGAGCACCACGTCGAGCCCGGCTCGCGCCAGGACGGTGGCGGCGGCAGCACCCGCAGGGCCACCGCCGACGACGGCGACGTCGGTGATCACGGGAGCCAGTGTGGTGCGGTGGTGGGCGCTCGCCTCAAGCGAGGGCGAGGATCTCGTCGAAGCTCTCGCGCATCGACGTCATGAGCGTGTCGGGGTCGGCCACGGCGGCCGGATCGGTGTTGAAGCCGATGTTGAGGTCGTTGAGGTAGCTGAGGAGGGTGATGTTGCAGGCGGCGCCGGCCATGGGGCCGAAGGCGTACTGGCCGAGGAACTCGCTGCCGGCCAGGTAGAGCGGGATGGGGGCGCCGGGGACGTTGCTGGCGGTGAAGTCGATGCCGCGCATGATCGAGCCGAACAGCCCGGTGGCCACCTCCTTCGGGAAGCGGTTCAGCAGGCCGGCCATCGGGTCGAGCAGGGCCAGCGCGGGCTCGGTGCGGGCTTCCTCGACGAGGCGGCGAAGCGTGCGCATGCGCTCGACCGGGTCGGCGATGTCGAGAGGGACGGCGAAGCGCGCCGGGGCGAACTGGTTGCCGGCCTGGTCGGCGGTGTCGTCGGACCGGACGTTGATGGGCATGGACATGCGCAGGGCGGACACCTCGTGGCCGTGGCGGTCGTGGTAGCGGCGCCACCCGCCGACGAGGCCGGCGAGGAAGGCGTCGTTGAGCTTTCCCTCGGCCCGCTTGGCGGCCCGCTTGGCCTCGTCGAGCGGGATCGTGAGGGTGTCGAAGTGCACGCTCAGCGAACGGTCGCGCATGACCGGGCTGAGGGGGTCGTTGGCGGGCTGCAGCATGCGCAGCACCGACTGGGCCGTCTCGGTCACGGCCTCGGAGGTGCCGACGGGGTCGGCGGCCGCCAGGCCCAGCGCGCCCACCACCGTGCCCACCGAGCGCTTGGCGATACCGGCGCCGCGGCGGCCCTCGTGGGCCATGGCGTCGAGGAACCGCTCGCGCTGGTTCATCACGTGCACGGCCGGCGCCTCGGGCACGGGACCGCGGTCGCCCGGCTCGTGTTCGAGGTCGAAGGTGGCCAGCATCAGCGCCACGCCACCCACGCCGTCGGTGATGGCGTGGTGGATCTTCATCACGAGCCCGGCGCGACCGTCCTGGAGGCCCTCGACCACCGTGTACTCCCACAGCGGGCGGGCGCGGTCGAACCCCTGCATGGCGATGGGCTCGGCGATGTCGAACAGGTCCTGCACCGAGCCGTCTCCGCCGGCCCGCACCCAGCGGAGGTGGAAACCGAGGTCGAAGTTGGGATCGACCTCCCAGCGCGGAGGGGCCACCGAGAGCGGGTTCGACACGACGCGCTGGCGCAACCGGGGGACCGTGCGGCTCGCCCGGTCGATGATGTCGGTCATCACCGCACGATCAGGGGCTCGGTCGAGCAGGACCACCGACGTGATGGTGCTGCGCAACATGGGGTTGTGCTCGATCGTCCACATGAGCTTGTCCGCGTCGCTCATCCGGGACTCGTAGCGGATCTCACCGTCGGCCATGGCGGCAGGGTACGTCACGACCCCGCAGGGAGGGGGTGGCGTGGTGTGTCACAGCGCTCGCATACCCTCGGTCGCTGGCGGGCACCACCGGACGATCACGACCGACCACGACGAGAGGACCGAGAGGCAACCGCAGATGGCGCCCCAAGGACGAGACACGCGCGAGGCCCTGCTCGAGGGCGCCATGAACCTGCTCGCGGAGTCGAGCCGTGACCACCTGCGTCGGGTCCTCACCGCCGGGGCGGTCGCAGAGTCGGCGGGCCTGCACCGCCAGACCTTCTACCTCTACTGGAGCACCCAGGCGGAGTTCGTGGAGGACTTCGTGCGCTACGTCACCGACCCGGCGCACTCGTCGTCCTCCGAGCGCCTGACCCGGATCGACGACGATCTGGAGGACGCGTCCGACGACCCCGCCGCAGAGGTGCGTCGCATGAGTGCCCGCACGTATCAGAGCTGGGTCGACGACCCCGTGCACTTCGCTCGCATGGTGCTCTGGGCGACCCACCCGAACGACGAGTTGGTGCGCGAGTGCATGCAACGGCTCTACCAGGCCAACGACGGGGCCGCGGCCGAGGGCTTCGCCGCCGTCGGCGAGGCATGGGGCATCGAGCCCCGCCCTCCCTTTACCATCGAGACCGTCGCTCTGTTGTTCAACGCCCTGCGCGACGGGCTCATGCTCCAGCTGATGATCCGAGGCGACGAGATCCCCGCCTCGTTCTTCGGGGACGTGCACCTGGCCATGAGCCGGATGGTCACCCGGCCCATCGGCGAGACCGACACGCCGTCGCTGGACGACGCCTACCGCGCCCACGTGCGGGGCGCCCAGGTCGACGACGAGGGCGCGTCGACCTAGGGGACCAGCTTCCGCACGCGGTCGCCGGCGCGGACCACGCCGGCGGTGACCACCTTGGCGTTGACGCCACGCAGGTGGAGGGAACGGCCCTCCTCGGAGTTGACGAGGCGCATGGCTTCGACGCCGAACCGCTCGCGGAACTTGGGGCAGCCCCGGTGGGGCTGGTCGGTGACCTCGATCACCGCCCCGCCGAGCGCGAGTCGGGTGCCGGCGGGCAGGTTGTCCGCGCTGAGGTCGAGGTCGAGGTGCAGTTGGTCACCGGCGAGGGCGCGGTGGTCGACGTCGTTCGAGATGAGGCGGGAGAACCGGGCGCCGATCAGGTTGAGCTGCATGTCCGGGTGGGGCGCGCCGTCGGGCGTGCGCTTCGAGGGCCGGATGTCCCAGGTGTCACCCACGAGGCCGACCGCGGGATCCAGCGCTCCCTCGACGAGCACCTCCCGCTCGCCGAAGCCGGGACGGCGCACGATGAGCTCGACCGTACCGTCGTCCGCGGGAGCGGCCCGGACCTCGTCCAGTCCGGCCTGCAACTCGTCGTTGGTGCGGTGCTCCACCGGTGCGTCCACGCTTCCCAGCATGGCCAGTGGCGGCGTCGTCACCAAGCGGTTTCCCGCGCCGTCAGCAGGTGGGGCCGGCGTTGCGGTAGTAGCCGTGGAAGGTGTCGTTCTCGGTCCGGCCGTCCACGAACGTGCGCGTCCGCGTGGTGGTGACGTCGGTGCAGCTGCCTCGTGGGCTGGTGCTCTGCCCGGTCTGGGCGCCGACCGCGTACCGGGTGGAGTACATGGTCATGGTGATGCTGGTGTCGGTGTAGGTCGGCCACAGCAACACGCCGTAGGGGGTGTTGTTCTCGATGATGAAGTTCGGCTGCGGGTACGACACCGTCGATTCGCGCCCATAGGGGTAGCGGCTGATGTGCTCGGTGTGGAACTGGTAGCTGGGGATGTCGAGGCCCGCGAAGAAGGCGGCGTTGAACGAGGTGGTGGCGAACTGCGACACGCCACCGCCCACGGCGTCGACGTGCACGCCGTTCTCGATGGCGCCGGCGGCCACGAAGCCGTTCTCGACGGTGCGCGGCCCGACGACCTCGTTGATGGAGAACTGGCCGCCCGGCATGATCACGTAACCCCGCACCAGGTCGGCCATGCGGTTGATGTTGGTGTTGCGGCCCTCGCAGCAGTTGTGGTGGGTGGTCTTCCGGCACCCCTCGGCGGCGCCCGAGTTGCAGGGCTCCTCGTCGGGGAGGGTGATCTCCTCGACGATGCCCAGTGCCTCGGCCTCTTCGGTGGTGAGGTCCGGCTCGCGCGGGCCGAGCTCGAGTTGCACGCTCGTCTCGCCGCTGCGCAGCGCCGTGGCCACCTTCACCGCCGAGCCCGCCGCACAGCAGCCCGTGCCCGGCCGGCCGGGGATCACCTCGGGGCCGAACGCGCCCACCGTGAAGCTGGCGTCGACCGGCGCCTCCCCGAAGGCGGGCAGGATGAGGGGCAGGTCGGTCTTGATCTTCTCCTTGTCGATCTTCAGCTTCAGGCGCTCGGCGCCGACCTTGGCGCTGATCCAGTTCTGGAGCTGTGCCGTGGTGGCCGAGGCGGTCTCCCCGCCGGCGGTGATCTGGAGCGGCTCGTCGGTCATGTCGTTGGCCTGCACGGCCAGTGCCTCGGCGTCCGAGTCCGGGAAGCGGGGCGGGATGGTCTTGTTCTCGACCGTGAGGCTGATGGTGGCGTCGGGCCCCGCGCTGTCGACGCCGTCGGCGTTGAGGCCGGTGAGGATGTCGGCGGGGTCGATGCCCTCGCCGTCGACGCCGGGGACGACCTCGTAGCGGCCCTCCACCAGCTCGAGGCCGGGCTCGACCGGCGGCGTGCGCTCCTGGCCCTGGAGCGTGACGAGCGCCTCCTCCACCCGCACGGGGTTGGCCCGGAAGACGACCGGCGACACCTCGCCGTCGAGGAAGGACTGCCACCACGCGACCGGTTGGGCGACGACGGAGCCGTCGCGGCCGATCTCCATGGCCGCAGCGACGGTGGCCTCCTGGTCGACCCTGGCCCCCAGCTCGCCGACGGTGGTCTCGATGGTGCGCTCGGGCGTCTCGAGCGTGACCGGCGTGTCCTGGTACTCGTCGGCGAGCTCGGCCACGGTGTCGGTGAGCTCGGCCTCGGTCATCGTCCCGACGTCCACG
The genomic region above belongs to Acidimicrobiales bacterium and contains:
- a CDS encoding LLM class F420-dependent oxidoreductase translates to MKISMQLQYSGGFKESAARVVELEKAGLDMVWVAEAYGFDAPSLMGYLAAETETVEIAAGILPIYTRTPTLLAMTAAGIDALSDGRCVLGLGASGPQVIEGFHGLPYDKPLTRTREIIEICRAVWKRERVTYEGKVYTLPLPPEQGTGLGKPLKMITHPVREQIPIYVASLGPKNVELTAELADGWLPIFYHPEKAASVWGDDLAAGQAKRPAELGPLEVVAGGAVAICGPDEAKAVRDFARPMVALYVGGMGAKGRNFYNDLVCRYGYEAEAEKIQDLYLDGKKQEAAAAVPDELLDSLSLCGDEGYVRERIQAFKDSGVTNLNINPIGADPVGLTAKIKEWVS
- a CDS encoding geranylgeranyl reductase family protein, which gives rise to MITDVAVVGGGPAGAAAATVLARAGLDVVLVDKARFPRDKICGDGLTAGALRLLETLGLDPADVPSWQVVGEVAVASPSGHQVRFRLPEGRGLYAAVARREELDAAVLDLARAAGATVLEGHAVTGASHPDDERIRLEFDGPDGAGRLDARYAVAADGMWSPMRKFLGAALPDYRGEWHAFRQYFTDVSPDASRDLFVWFEADILPGYVWSFPLPGGGANVGFGVHRGGKVPVPAMKQLWPELLERPAVRAVLGDGATPEAPHRAWPIPARIDGVPLTAGRALFVGDAAAACDVMSGEGIGQALLTGVLAADALLDAGPTDQRLASTGYEAAVRHHFFADHAMSTLLVRALRHRKGARASVAVAGASDWTRRNFARWLWEDYPRALLATPGRWHRHMFSSPGAYRALDAAGAFKTPTP
- a CDS encoding DUF1298 domain-containing protein, yielding MADGEIRYESRMSDADKLMWTIEHNPMLRSTITSVVLLDRAPDRAVMTDIIDRASRTVPRLRQRVVSNPLSVAPPRWEVDPNFDLGFHLRWVRAGGDGSVQDLFDIAEPIAMQGFDRARPLWEYTVVEGLQDGRAGLVMKIHHAITDGVGGVALMLATFDLEHEPGDRGPVPEAPAVHVMNQRERFLDAMAHEGRRGAGIAKRSVGTVVGALGLAAADPVGTSEAVTETAQSVLRMLQPANDPLSPVMRDRSLSVHFDTLTIPLDEAKRAAKRAEGKLNDAFLAGLVGGWRRYHDRHGHEVSALRMSMPINVRSDDTADQAGNQFAPARFAVPLDIADPVERMRTLRRLVEEARTEPALALLDPMAGLLNRFPKEVATGLFGSIMRGIDFTASNVPGAPIPLYLAGSEFLGQYAFGPMAGAACNITLLSYLNDLNIGFNTDPAAVADPDTLMTSMRESFDEILALA
- a CDS encoding TetR/AcrR family transcriptional regulator, whose protein sequence is MAPQGRDTREALLEGAMNLLAESSRDHLRRVLTAGAVAESAGLHRQTFYLYWSTQAEFVEDFVRYVTDPAHSSSSERLTRIDDDLEDASDDPAAEVRRMSARTYQSWVDDPVHFARMVLWATHPNDELVRECMQRLYQANDGAAAEGFAAVGEAWGIEPRPPFTIETVALLFNALRDGLMLQLMIRGDEIPASFFGDVHLAMSRMVTRPIGETDTPSLDDAYRAHVRGAQVDDEGAST
- a CDS encoding VanW family protein, with protein sequence MSVFEPDEQISDLADEIPEMRGDLRRAKRRRGRRIVLTLAVVIPVLLLGAAVAAWAVDTKDDGRVVRNVTVAGVDVGTMTEAELTDTVAELADEYQDTPVTLETPERTIETTVGELGARVDQEATVAAAMEIGRDGSVVAQPVAWWQSFLDGEVSPVVFRANPVRVEEALVTLQGQERTPPVEPGLELVEGRYEVVPGVDGEGIDPADILTGLNADGVDSAGPDATISLTVENKTIPPRFPDSDAEALAVQANDMTDEPLQITAGGETASATTAQLQNWISAKVGAERLKLKIDKEKIKTDLPLILPAFGEAPVDASFTVGAFGPEVIPGRPGTGCCAAGSAVKVATALRSGETSVQLELGPREPDLTTEEAEALGIVEEITLPDEEPCNSGAAEGCRKTTHHNCCEGRNTNINRMADLVRGYVIMPGGQFSINEVVGPRTVENGFVAAGAIENGVHVDAVGGGVSQFATTSFNAAFFAGLDIPSYQFHTEHISRYPYGRESTVSYPQPNFIIENNTPYGVLLWPTYTDTSITMTMYSTRYAVGAQTGQSTSPRGSCTDVTTTRTRTFVDGRTENDTFHGYYRNAGPTC